The proteins below are encoded in one region of Fimbriimonadaceae bacterium:
- the acnA gene encoding aconitate hydratase AcnA, which yields MDSFGTRRQLDLAGKERTIFSLRALEQKGHDLTRLPYSLKVFLENLLRNEDGARVERKDVEALLAWDPKAQPTAEISFSPARVLLQDFTGVPCVVDLASMRDAMAALGGDPNKINPLQPVELVIDHSVQVDAYGSEAALLINLDHEYERNNERYQFLKWGQGAFENFKVVPPNTGICHQVNLEYLARVVFDSEGVCYPDTLVGTDSHTTMVNGLGVLGWGVGGIEAEAAMLGQPVSMLLPQVVGFRLTGQLREGATATDLVLTVTEMLRKHGVVGKFVEFYGPGVSTLPLADRATIANMAPEYGATCGLFMIDEETLRYLRTSGRPESQVDLVEAYAREQGIFHQPGGAEAEYSSTLELDLGDVEPSVAGPKRPQDRSPLAKARDSFFQAFPNAVPGSDRPREKGGAAVMDRAKTETLTHASVVIAAITSCTNTSNPSVMMAAGLVAKKANALGLKPKPWVKTSLAPGSKVVTEYLQAAGLLAELDAIGFNLVGYGCTTCIGNSGPLPEDVSREVNQRDLTVVSVLSGNRNFEGRVNQEVKANYLMSPPLVVAYSLAGTIDIDLANEPIAQTPSGHDVYLRDLWPSQAEIAVTVERHITREMFTQSYATVFDGDAKWQGISTAASDRYDWDGSSTYVKGAPYFEGMRPDPADHIEDLNGMKCLALLGDSITTDHISPAGSIKPNSPAGEYLVQNNVRPHLFNSYGSRRGNHEVMIRGTFANVRLRNLLAPGTEGGFTTHLPTGQVTTIYEASRRYAERATPLIVVAGKEYGTGSSRDWAAKGTLLLGVKAVLAESFERIHRSNLIGMGVLPLQFAAGEGAASLCLTGHEEFALVGLSEAYDAGTLVGSTLTMRATDDGGMTRQFQVLVRIDTPMEAQYYRHGGILQYVLRQLLNA from the coding sequence ATGGACAGCTTCGGGACGCGCAGACAGTTAGACCTCGCCGGGAAGGAGCGGACGATCTTCTCTCTGAGGGCCCTGGAGCAAAAGGGGCACGACCTCACCCGCCTGCCCTATTCGCTGAAGGTGTTCCTGGAGAACCTCCTGCGGAACGAGGACGGCGCACGGGTCGAGCGCAAAGACGTCGAGGCCCTTCTCGCTTGGGACCCGAAGGCGCAGCCCACGGCGGAGATCAGCTTCTCCCCCGCCCGCGTCCTCTTACAGGACTTCACGGGCGTGCCCTGCGTCGTGGACCTCGCGAGCATGCGTGACGCGATGGCGGCGCTCGGTGGCGACCCGAACAAGATCAACCCGCTGCAGCCCGTCGAGCTTGTGATCGACCACAGTGTACAGGTCGACGCCTACGGCAGCGAAGCCGCCCTGCTGATCAACCTGGACCACGAGTACGAGCGCAACAACGAGCGCTACCAGTTCCTCAAATGGGGGCAAGGGGCGTTCGAGAACTTCAAGGTGGTGCCCCCGAACACCGGCATCTGCCACCAGGTGAACTTGGAATACCTGGCCCGGGTCGTCTTCGACAGCGAAGGCGTCTGCTATCCCGACACGCTCGTCGGCACGGACAGCCACACGACCATGGTGAACGGCCTCGGCGTCCTGGGCTGGGGCGTGGGGGGCATCGAGGCGGAGGCGGCGATGCTCGGCCAGCCGGTCAGCATGCTCTTGCCGCAGGTGGTCGGGTTCCGCCTGACGGGGCAGCTGCGGGAGGGGGCGACCGCCACCGACCTCGTGCTCACCGTCACCGAGATGCTGCGCAAACACGGCGTGGTCGGCAAGTTCGTCGAGTTCTACGGCCCGGGCGTCAGCACCCTGCCCCTGGCCGACCGCGCGACCATCGCGAACATGGCGCCGGAATACGGCGCGACCTGCGGCCTCTTCATGATCGACGAGGAGACCTTGCGCTACCTCCGCACCAGCGGCCGCCCAGAAAGCCAGGTCGACCTTGTCGAGGCCTATGCCCGCGAACAGGGCATTTTCCACCAGCCCGGGGGGGCGGAGGCGGAGTACTCCAGCACCCTCGAACTCGACCTCGGCGACGTGGAGCCGAGCGTGGCGGGGCCGAAGCGGCCTCAAGACCGCTCCCCGCTCGCCAAGGCGCGCGACAGCTTCTTCCAGGCCTTTCCGAACGCGGTCCCCGGCTCTGACCGGCCCCGCGAGAAGGGCGGCGCGGCCGTCATGGACCGGGCCAAGACCGAGACTCTCACCCACGCCAGCGTCGTCATCGCGGCCATCACGAGCTGCACCAACACGAGCAACCCGAGCGTGATGATGGCGGCCGGGCTGGTGGCGAAGAAGGCGAACGCGCTCGGCCTCAAGCCGAAACCCTGGGTGAAGACGAGCCTCGCGCCAGGTTCCAAGGTCGTCACCGAGTACCTGCAGGCAGCCGGGCTGCTCGCGGAGCTCGACGCAATCGGCTTCAACCTCGTGGGTTACGGCTGCACGACGTGCATCGGCAATTCCGGCCCCCTGCCCGAAGATGTGAGCCGGGAGGTGAACCAGCGCGACCTCACAGTGGTGAGCGTGCTCTCTGGGAACCGGAACTTCGAAGGCCGGGTCAACCAGGAGGTCAAGGCGAACTACCTGATGTCGCCGCCGCTGGTGGTGGCCTATTCCTTGGCCGGCACCATAGACATCGACCTTGCCAATGAGCCCATCGCCCAGACCCCGAGCGGGCACGACGTGTACCTTCGCGACCTCTGGCCGAGCCAGGCCGAGATCGCGGTGACGGTGGAGCGCCACATCACGCGCGAAATGTTCACCCAGAGCTACGCCACCGTCTTCGACGGGGACGCAAAGTGGCAGGGGATCTCGACCGCCGCAAGCGACCGGTACGACTGGGACGGGTCTTCGACCTACGTGAAGGGCGCGCCCTACTTCGAAGGCATGCGGCCGGATCCCGCGGACCACATCGAAGACCTGAACGGCATGAAGTGCCTCGCCCTGCTCGGCGACTCCATCACAACGGACCACATCTCCCCGGCGGGCTCGATCAAGCCGAACTCGCCGGCAGGCGAGTACCTGGTGCAGAACAACGTGCGCCCCCACCTCTTCAACAGCTATGGCAGCCGGAGGGGTAACCACGAGGTGATGATCCGGGGCACCTTTGCGAACGTCCGGTTGCGCAACTTGCTCGCCCCGGGCACGGAAGGCGGGTTCACCACGCACCTGCCCACCGGCCAGGTCACGACGATCTACGAGGCCTCCCGCCGCTACGCGGAAAGGGCCACCCCGCTTATCGTTGTCGCAGGCAAGGAGTACGGGACCGGATCGAGCCGCGACTGGGCGGCGAAGGGAACCTTGCTACTCGGCGTGAAGGCCGTCCTGGCCGAGAGCTTCGAGCGCATCCACCGCTCGAACCTGATCGGGATGGGCGTGCTGCCGCTACAGTTCGCCGCGGGCGAGGGCGCCGCGAGCCTCTGCCTGACCGGCCACGAAGAGTTCGCCCTCGTCGGCCTCTCCGAGGCCTACGACGCGGGGACGCTCGTCGGCAGCACCCTCACCATGCGGGCTACCGACGATGGCGGCATGACCCGGCAGTTCCAAGTCCTGGTCCGGATCGATACGCCCATGGAGGCGCAGTACTACCGCCACGGCGGCATCCTCCAGTACGTCCTTCGCCAGTTGTTGAACGCCTGA
- the nadA gene encoding quinolinate synthase NadA: protein MRQLPLPEEYTTLDEAETSRRISAAKAALGSRLVVLGHHYQRDEIIQHADYRGDSYKLAQDARKHPEAEFIVFCGVHFMAESADILTPDHQKVVLPNLAAGCSMADMANIFQVRAAWRQLGEVLGWPTPANGTNRPVVAEKGASVIPVTYINSAANLKAFVGEHGGTVCTSTNAPVAVKWALDRGDKVLFFPDQHLGRNTGATLGYDPERDMVVWDPFKPLGGNTADRLKQAKFILWKGHCSVHARFTLEQALAAREAHPGVKVLVHPECDISLVREADYNGSTEYIIRMVTEAAPGTVWAVGTEINLVSRLQKENPDKTVFCLDPQICPCSTMYRIHPSFLCWALERLAAGEVVNQVVVPDDVKKWALVALERMLSLAPVAAASHVD from the coding sequence ATGAGACAGCTTCCCCTCCCGGAGGAGTACACCACCCTTGACGAGGCGGAGACCTCCCGCCGGATCTCGGCGGCAAAGGCGGCTCTGGGAAGCCGGCTCGTCGTCCTCGGCCACCACTACCAGCGCGACGAGATCATCCAGCACGCCGACTACCGCGGCGACAGCTACAAACTTGCCCAGGACGCACGAAAGCATCCTGAGGCCGAGTTCATCGTCTTCTGCGGCGTCCACTTCATGGCGGAGAGCGCCGACATCCTGACCCCGGACCACCAAAAGGTGGTCTTGCCGAACCTGGCGGCGGGATGTTCCATGGCGGACATGGCGAACATCTTCCAAGTCCGCGCGGCTTGGCGCCAGCTCGGCGAGGTCCTCGGCTGGCCGACCCCCGCGAACGGCACAAACCGTCCGGTCGTGGCCGAGAAGGGCGCGTCCGTAATCCCCGTCACCTATATCAATTCGGCCGCGAACTTGAAAGCCTTCGTCGGGGAGCACGGCGGCACCGTCTGCACCTCGACCAATGCCCCGGTCGCCGTGAAGTGGGCGCTCGACCGCGGCGATAAGGTGCTGTTCTTCCCGGACCAGCACCTCGGTCGCAACACGGGGGCGACCCTGGGCTACGATCCCGAGCGGGACATGGTGGTGTGGGACCCCTTCAAGCCGCTCGGCGGCAACACGGCCGACCGCCTGAAGCAAGCCAAGTTCATTCTGTGGAAAGGCCACTGCTCGGTCCACGCACGGTTCACGCTTGAGCAGGCTCTGGCCGCGCGTGAGGCGCACCCCGGAGTCAAGGTGCTGGTCCACCCGGAGTGCGACATTTCCCTCGTCCGCGAAGCAGACTATAACGGATCCACCGAGTACATCATCCGGATGGTGACCGAAGCGGCTCCAGGGACGGTGTGGGCGGTCGGGACGGAGATCAACTTGGTCAGCCGGCTTCAGAAGGAGAACCCGGACAAGACCGTCTTTTGTCTGGATCCCCAGATTTGCCCGTGCTCGACCATGTACCGCATCCACCCCAGCTTCCTCTGCTGGGCGCTCGAGCGGCTTGCCGCGGGCGAGGTCGTCAACCAGGTCGTGGTGCCGGACGACGTGAAGAAATGGGCGCTGGTGGCGCTGGAGCGGATGCTTTCGCTCGCTCCAGTCGCCGCCGCGTCACACGTTGATTGA
- the dxs gene encoding 1-deoxy-D-xylulose-5-phosphate synthase — translation MSGTYELLEQIVNPTDLHRFSDKELHQVAKEVRKAIIDKVSQTGGHFSSNLGTVELTVALYATYSLPPDKVVWDTGHQAYPHKLLTGRLPRFDTLRKHKGISGFLKRDEHELDSFGAGHAGTAISAALGFAAARDRLGTKEKVIAVAGDAAIASGMSWEALNHAGEMGTDLCVVLNDNRMSIAPNVGALHNYLARLRSRPEVQGLARMAKSVIEHLPEPAPRFAAGLRHGITHSLAPEETGTIFEEMGFEYIGPVDGHDLATLLQIFRNVRTVDYPVFVHAITVKGKGFEVAEDDSRKWHGVVPFDKVACEFPKKGGAPAYTQVFGEAMVEVAQDDERVVAITAAMPDGTGLNLFAKTLPDRYYDVGIAEQHAVTFAAGLAAGGMKPFCTVYSTFLQRGFDQVLHDVCIQNLPVRFVMDRAGLVGDDGPTHHGVFDVSYLSFMPNMTICAPRDATELREMLRFMARYDEGPVAMRYPRGSAEDVLPESRTPIRLGQAEVLGSPESARPIASSSVAIVALGSMVAEAWRAAEALAQEGLRAVVVNARWAKPLDLETIAQVARECGAVVTAEENARIGGFGQQVRDGLAGRGLATVPIEIVALPDAFVEHGAQPIIRAEQGLSPEGIAEAARRAVAYRKARSG, via the coding sequence ATGAGCGGAACATACGAGCTCCTAGAGCAGATCGTCAACCCGACCGACCTCCACCGCTTTAGCGATAAGGAGCTCCACCAAGTGGCGAAGGAAGTGCGCAAGGCGATCATCGACAAGGTGAGCCAGACGGGCGGTCACTTCAGTTCGAACCTCGGCACGGTCGAACTCACCGTGGCCCTCTATGCCACGTACTCCTTGCCGCCGGACAAGGTCGTGTGGGACACGGGGCACCAAGCCTATCCCCACAAGTTGCTCACGGGCCGCCTTCCCCGCTTCGACACGCTTCGCAAGCACAAAGGCATCAGCGGCTTTTTGAAGCGCGACGAGCACGAGCTTGACTCCTTTGGAGCGGGCCATGCGGGCACGGCGATCTCGGCCGCGCTCGGCTTCGCTGCCGCCCGAGACCGCTTGGGCACGAAGGAGAAGGTCATCGCGGTGGCGGGGGACGCGGCCATCGCCAGCGGCATGAGCTGGGAGGCCCTGAACCATGCGGGCGAGATGGGAACGGACCTCTGCGTCGTGCTGAACGACAACCGCATGTCCATCGCGCCCAACGTCGGCGCACTCCACAACTACCTGGCACGGCTCCGCTCGCGGCCGGAAGTGCAGGGCCTCGCCCGCATGGCCAAGTCGGTGATCGAGCACCTGCCAGAGCCGGCCCCGAGGTTCGCCGCGGGCCTGCGCCACGGCATCACCCACTCGCTCGCGCCGGAAGAGACGGGCACGATCTTCGAGGAGATGGGCTTCGAATACATCGGCCCCGTCGACGGCCACGACCTTGCCACCCTGCTCCAGATCTTCCGCAACGTGCGGACGGTCGACTACCCCGTGTTCGTCCATGCGATCACGGTTAAGGGCAAGGGGTTCGAGGTCGCCGAGGACGACTCGCGTAAGTGGCACGGCGTGGTGCCGTTCGACAAGGTCGCCTGCGAGTTCCCAAAGAAGGGCGGGGCCCCGGCCTACACCCAAGTCTTCGGCGAGGCCATGGTCGAAGTCGCCCAGGATGACGAGCGGGTGGTCGCGATCACGGCGGCCATGCCGGACGGCACCGGGCTGAACCTCTTCGCGAAGACCCTGCCGGACCGCTACTACGACGTCGGCATCGCCGAGCAGCACGCGGTCACCTTCGCCGCCGGGCTCGCGGCGGGCGGCATGAAGCCCTTCTGCACGGTCTATTCCACGTTCCTGCAGCGCGGTTTCGACCAAGTCCTGCACGACGTTTGCATCCAGAACCTGCCCGTGCGGTTCGTGATGGACCGAGCCGGCCTGGTCGGCGACGACGGGCCGACCCACCACGGCGTCTTCGACGTTTCCTACCTCTCGTTCATGCCGAACATGACGATCTGCGCCCCGCGCGACGCCACCGAGCTTCGCGAGATGCTGCGCTTCATGGCGCGGTACGACGAAGGGCCGGTGGCGATGCGCTACCCGCGAGGCTCGGCGGAAGACGTCCTTCCCGAGTCCCGCACCCCGATCCGGCTCGGCCAGGCCGAAGTGCTCGGCTCGCCAGAATCGGCCCGCCCGATCGCCTCCTCCTCGGTCGCGATCGTGGCGCTCGGTTCGATGGTCGCGGAGGCTTGGCGAGCGGCGGAAGCCCTCGCCCAGGAAGGGCTCCGCGCGGTCGTGGTCAATGCCCGCTGGGCAAAGCCGCTCGACCTCGAGACGATCGCCCAGGTCGCCCGGGAATGCGGCGCGGTGGTCACAGCGGAGGAGAACGCCCGGATCGGCGGCTTCGGCCAGCAGGTTCGCGACGGCCTCGCGGGCAGGGGGCTGGCGACGGTCCCGATCGAGATCGTGGCGTTGCCCGACGCGTTCGTCGAGCACGGCGCCCAGCCCATCATCCGTGCCGAGCAGGGGCTGAGCCCCGAAGGCATCGCCGAGGCGGCGAGGCGCGCCGTGGCCTATAGAAAGGCGCGCTCCGGTTAG
- the hemW gene encoding radical SAM family heme chaperone HemW: MSEPVAIYVHIPFCPSKCGYCDFNSFALSGEIVPRTVDAIVAEVAGSPHRGRPAKTVFFGGGTPTFIEASQLARILDAVREAHPFAPDCEITSEANPGTVDAGKFAAMRQAGFNRISLGAQSFDTSDLVQLGRVHEPGHVGRAVHAARQAGFENLNLDLMFALPGQSLRGWRRNLELALAMAPEHLSLYCLTIEPNTRFYRYQLRGMLDLPDEDRQVAMYEEAVAACEEAGLAQYEISNFARPGRECRHNLAYWRAEEYVGYGPGAVGRVGSLRQTNTKHPAAYCERVETRQPLACEEESVDDPTLRLERLMLGLRLNSGLETAPLGLRPKALERVLAAGWGELSEGRLRLTPKGRLLHNEVVATLA; this comes from the coding sequence ATGAGTGAGCCCGTCGCCATCTACGTGCACATCCCCTTCTGCCCGTCAAAGTGCGGGTACTGCGACTTTAATTCCTTTGCCCTCTCGGGGGAGATCGTGCCGAGGACGGTCGACGCGATCGTGGCGGAGGTCGCGGGGAGCCCCCACCGGGGCCGCCCGGCGAAGACCGTCTTCTTCGGCGGCGGCACGCCGACCTTCATCGAAGCTTCCCAGTTGGCGCGGATCCTGGATGCGGTTCGCGAGGCCCACCCCTTCGCCCCGGACTGCGAAATCACGAGCGAGGCCAACCCCGGCACGGTGGACGCGGGCAAGTTCGCCGCGATGCGCCAGGCCGGGTTCAACCGGATCAGCCTCGGCGCTCAATCATTTGACACCTCAGACCTGGTCCAACTAGGCCGGGTGCACGAGCCTGGGCATGTGGGGCGTGCCGTCCACGCGGCCCGCCAGGCCGGGTTTGAGAACTTGAACCTGGACCTGATGTTCGCGTTGCCCGGCCAGAGCCTCCGGGGTTGGCGTCGCAACTTGGAGCTTGCGCTGGCGATGGCGCCTGAGCACTTGAGCCTCTACTGCCTTACGATCGAGCCGAACACCCGGTTCTACCGCTACCAGCTCCGTGGCATGCTGGACTTGCCGGACGAGGACCGCCAGGTCGCCATGTACGAGGAGGCCGTAGCCGCCTGCGAGGAGGCGGGCCTCGCCCAGTACGAGATCTCGAACTTCGCTCGGCCCGGGCGGGAGTGCCGCCACAACCTGGCCTATTGGCGGGCGGAGGAGTACGTCGGCTATGGCCCAGGGGCGGTCGGCCGTGTGGGCTCCCTGCGCCAAACGAACACGAAGCACCCGGCCGCTTACTGCGAGCGGGTCGAGACGCGGCAGCCCCTCGCCTGCGAAGAGGAGTCGGTGGACGACCCTACCCTGCGGCTCGAACGCTTGATGCTGGGTTTGCGGCTCAATTCGGGGCTGGAGACCGCGCCGCTCGGCCTGCGACCGAAGGCGCTGGAAAGGGTTTTGGCCGCGGGTTGGGGCGAGCTTTCCGAAGGCAGGCTCCGGCTGACGCCGAAGGGCCGACTTCTCCACAACGAAGTCGTGGCCACCCTGGCCTAA